In a genomic window of Deltaproteobacteria bacterium:
- a CDS encoding enoyl-CoA hydratase-related protein yields the protein MNYETIIFEVKKRAAYITLNRPEAFNGLNLVVGKELMHAAIRCDESSEIRAVVLTGVGKAFSAGET from the coding sequence ATGAATTACGAAACCATTATTTTTGAAGTGAAAAAAAGGGCAGCCTATATTACCCTGAATCGCCCGGAAGCATTCAACGGATTAAATCTTGTCGTCGGCAAGGAGCTGATGCATGCAGCGATCCGCTGTGACGAGAGTTCCGAGATCCGGGCTGTCGTTTTGACCGGCGTCGGTAAAGCCTTCAGCGCCGGGGAGACCTGA